From Populus trichocarpa isolate Nisqually-1 chromosome 19, P.trichocarpa_v4.1, whole genome shotgun sequence, a single genomic window includes:
- the LOC7469850 gene encoding transcription factor MYB53 has protein sequence MMAESPFQDESALKKGPWTPEEDQKLIDYVQKHGHGSWRALPMLAGLNRCGKSCRLRWTNYLRPDIKRGNFSEEEQQMIIDFHQVLGNKWSAIAQHLPGRTDNEIKNFWNTHLKKKLLQMGIDPVTHRPRTDLNIIANLPQLLAAAANFSNLMNIPWDNAIKAQVDATKLQLLHNILQVLGNSPPPNMEALNNLFASRDHQLYEYLRMNSQLEGLLKCGEDGLSSQGINAQAQSNFPNIDAPQQPFSDHNPIKDSKSRTHNSDQLVSSYAFPTSNTLPQLVSASPECSSANTINPNDIISNPSNATSTTFEAWRNLMDDGANDNYWIDIIDQASSQPWPN, from the exons aTGATGGCGGAATCACCATTCCAAGATGAAAGTGCCCTAAAGAAAGGGCCTTGGACGCCAGAAGAAGATCAAAAGCTCATTGATTACGTTCAGAAACATGGCCATGGGAGTTGGAGAGCGCTTCCAATGCTTGCTGGGTTGAACAGGTGTGGAAAGAGTTGTAGGCTAAGGTGGACTAATTATCTGAGGCCTGATATCAAAAGAGGAAATTTTTCTGAGGAGGAACAGCAAATGATCATAGACTTCCATCAAGTCCTTGGAAATAA GTGGTCAGCAATAGCACAGCATCTTCCAGGGAGAACTGATAACGAAATCAAGAACTTTTGGAATACTCATCTAAAGAAAAAGCTTCTCCAAATGGGGATTGATCCTGTCACCCACAGGCCAAGAACTGACCTTAACATAATTGCAAACCTACCACAGTTGCTTGCTGCTGCTGCAAATTTCAGCAATCTGATGAATATTCCCTGGGATAACGCAATCAAAGCACAGGTAGATGCCACCAAACTCCAGTTGCTGCATAACATACTGCAAGTCCTAGGCAATAGTCCACCTCCAAACATGGAAGCGCTTAATAACCTCTTTGCATCACGAGACCATCAGCTATATGAATACCTCAGAATGAACTCTCAGTTAGAGGGACTACTAAAATGCGGCGAGGATGGTCTTTCTTCGCAAGGTATCAACGCTCAGGCTCAGTCCAACTTTCCAAATATTGATGCTCCTCAGCAACCATTCAGTGATCACAATCCAATAAAGGACTCAAAATCACGTACCCACAATAGTGACCAATTAGTCTCTTCATATGCTTTTCCAACTTCGAACACACTGCCCCAGTTGGTTTCAGCCTCACCTGAATGTTCATCAGCAAACACAATCAACCCAAATGATATTATTTCTAACCCTTCTAATGCCACTTCAACCACATTTGAAGCGTGGAGGAATCTTATGGATGATGGGGCAAATGACAATTATTGGATAGATATAATTGA CCAAGCATCTTCGCAGCCATGgccaaactaa
- the LOC127904750 gene encoding uncharacterized protein LOC127904750, producing MATERDDSLQSVSVRLDGKNYSYWSYVMRNFLKGKKMWGYVSGTYIIPKNVEEGDAVLIDTWEANNAKIITWINNSVEHSIGMQLAKYETTKEVWDHLQRLFMQSNFAKQYQLENDIRALHQKNMSIQEFYSAMTDLWDQLALTESAELKACGAYIERREQQRLVQFLTALRSDFEGLRGSILHRTPLLSVDSVVSELLAEEIRLQSYSEKGILSASNPSVLAVPSKPFSNYQNKPYTRVGFDECSFCKQKGHWKAQCPKLRQQNQAWKSGSQSQSNAHRPPQGYKPPHHNTAAVAFPGSITDPNSLAEQFQKFLSLQPQAMSASSIGSAVSEADWDRP from the exons atggctactgaaagagatgattcgcttcagtctgtgagtgtgaggttggatgggaagaactattcgtattggagctatgtaatgcgaaattttcttaagggtaagaagatgtgggggtatgttagtggaacttatatAATACCTAAGAATGTTGAGGAGGGGGATGCTGTTTTGATAGATACATGGGAAGCAaataatgcaaagatcattacttggatcaacaattctgttgagcattcgATAGGTATgcagttggcgaagtatgagacaacaaaagaggtttgggatcatctgcaaaggttattcatgcaatcaaattttgcaaaacagtatcaattagagaatgacatacgagctcttcatcagaagaatatgagtattcaagagttttattctgctatgacagatctttgggatcaattggctcttacagaatcagcagaattaaaggcatgtggtgcctatattgagcgtagagagcagcaacgattggtacagtttttaacagcacttcgcagtgacttcgaaggacttagaggttcaattctgcatcgtACTCCACTGCTttctgttgactctgttgtcagtgagttattggctgaagaaatacgtcttcagtcttattctgaaaagggaattctttctgcttcaaatccttctgtactagcagtaccttctaagcCATTCTCTAATTATCAGAACAAGCCCTACACAAGGGTTGGCTTTgatgagtgcagtttctgtaagcagaaaggtcattggaaggctcagtgtcctaagttgagacagcagaatcaagcttggaagtctggcagtcaatcacaatctaatgctcatcgaccacctcagggttataaaccaccacaccacaatactgcagcagtagctttcccaggctctattaccgatcctaattctttggctgagcaatttcagaagtttctctccttgcagccacaagcaatgtccgcttcttccatag gatctgcagtctcagaagctgattgggacaggccgtag